Genomic DNA from Hymenobacter jejuensis:
AGCCACTCACCCATCTCTCCCGATGAGGCCTCTTCCGGCCGAAGAGTGCGCAAATATACAACTAGAACGCAAAAACAAACTCTGTCGAAAAAATTATCTTTCATCTTTCAGTTGCTGCAACGCCTCTTTTTGCGTCCTCAGGACGTTATCTTTGCTTTCATGCGGCCCTCTCCTGCACGCTTTTACAATGACTATTAGCCAGTTGCTGTTTTGCTGAATTGGGCATATCCACTTTCTTGGCCGGAAATATTGGCGGCAGCATTATTTGTGTTGCTGTATCTGGGCTACGTGTTCCGGACCCGGCGATTGGCGACGCCACTGGAGCAACGGGGATGGCCCGTTGGCTGGAAGCTTGGCTTGCGGCTGCTTTATTTCCCGTTGCTTTTGGTGGCCTTACTCGGGCCGGCGTATGGCGTTACGCAACAGCCGGTACGCACCTCGGGCAAGGATGTGTGGCTGCTCGTAGATCTCTCCCGTTCGATGGACGCGACCGATGTCGCTCCTTCGCGCTTACAAAAGGCTAAGGCTGAGCTAACATCCCTCGTCAATCGTTTTCAAGCTGACCGCATCGGGCTGATTGTATTTTCTTCCGATGCTTTCATTCAGTGCCCGCTTACGTACGATCAGGTTGCTTTGCAGTTGTTTATCAACACTTTACAGACTACCTTAATCCCAGCGGGAAGCACCGATCTGGCGGCACCGCTTGAACTGGTTCTGACCCGTGTAGGCGCCACTCCTCAGACGGTGGGCGGACCGCCGCGGGCCACGGCGCTGGTGCTGGTAAGCGATGGCGAAGACTTCAGCGACAATCTGGAGCCGACGCTGCGGGTGCTGGCCCGTTCGGGGGCCCGGTTGTTTGCTATGGGCGTCGGTACGCTGGAAGGAGCGCGGTTAGCGAAGCCCCACGGCCGGGGTTTTGTGCGCGACAATCGGGGCCGGGATGCCGTTACGCGGTTGGCTCCTACGACTTTACGGCGGTTGGCCGAACAGACAGGAGGACAGTATTTCGAGCTGACGGACGCTCACAATGAGTTTCCGTTGCTGGTAAATGCCTTGAACCGAGTGGAGGGCCAAGCCGAACAAGTCAGGACGGTGGCTGTGGCCGACAACCGCTACCGGTTTCCGCTGGTGATAGGCTTGTTGCTATTTGCGCTGGATATTTTGCTGACTGTCAAAGTAATACGATTGTGAAAAGCGCGATCTTGATCAGTATTCTTCTCCTGAGCACCTGGAGTGCCCTCACGCACATCCGCGACCGCAACGCGGCAGTGCGTAAAGCGGAACTGGCCTATTCCCGCGGCGATTTTGACGGAGCGGCTCGCTCTTACCGCCAAGCAGTAGAAGCATTTGGTGCGCAAGACGAGTCCATCCTGCTGAACTTAGCCCACGCAAGCGCGCGCGCTGGGCAGCCTGTGACTGCACGCAGTTATTACAATCGATTGCTTACCAGCAAGTTAGTTACTACACGCAGTGTAGCGCAGCAGCAGCTGGCCGTGTTAGCGGCCCAGAAAGGCGATTATGCTCAAGCAACGGCCCTTTCTCGGCGGGCACTCCAACTCAATCCCAACAACGCCGAAGCACGCTACAATTACGAAGTATTGCGCGAGTACCTGACGCGTAACCCCAACCAACCTCACCTGCCCAAGTCGGCACCGCAACCTTCGGCTGCCGGAGGCAAAGAGCGGCGCCCCCGCGATCCGCAAAGTCAGGCCGATCAGCCGCGTTCCAAAGCAGGCAACGACCGCACCGGCGAACTCAACGACCCAACTCAGCCCACCGATCCGCTCAATGCCCCACAGCGGCAACCCGATGCCAACGGCCAGCGCGATCCCGATCGCCCTAGCGAAACCCCTGGCTCAGCTGCGACGGGCGGTTTTCAGCCGGGCTCGGGCGCTAATCGGAGCGTAGCACAAGGCTCTGAGCCGGGCGATGTGCGTGGCTTAAGCTACAACGCCCGCGGCCCCGAAGCCAGCGAAGGCCGCGGCCGACGGGCGGGCACCGAGCAAGCCGCTTTCGACGAGGCCCAGCTTCAGACTCAGCGAGCCCGCCTTCAGCAAATGAACGTGAGCGCGGGCCAAGCGCGGCAAATCCTAGATGCTTTGCATGCTTCGGAGCAGCAGTATTTGCAGCAACTGCCACACAAAGGCACATCTAAAACAGCGTCTGGCAAGCCTAATTGGTAAGAAGAGGAAAAAATATTTATTATGTAAATACTTGAACGTCAAGCATTTACATAATTACCATCTTGCCTTACTGTTAGCGATAGTTTGGCAAAGTTTATCCGGCAGCGTTACATGCCGAGGCAAGTTGCAGTGTTTTACAGCCAAATGGTTGAGCGAGCGGTTTACCGTTCATTTTGTTCTACCGAAGTGGCCGCATACAGCTGCCAACGCAATTAGTACCTTTACAGCCTAATCTAACCACCCACCCCCTCTCTTATAGTATGCAGATCAAAGAAGTGGTAATCGTCGCCGCGGTGCGCACCCCCATTGGCTCCTTCGGCGGCAGCCTATCCTCCCTTTCAGCCACCGATCTCGGCGCCATTGCGCTGAAAGGCGCGCTGGAAAAAGCCGGCGTCGATCCGAAAGAAGTACAGCAGGTGATTATGGGCAACGTGATCTCCGCCAATTTGGGCCAGGCTCCGGCTCGTCAGGCGGCTCGCAAAGCCGGCTTGCCCGACACCGTCGAATGCACAACCGTCAACAAAGTATGCGCTTCGGGCTCCAAAGCTATTATGTTTGCCGCCCAAGCCATCATGCTGGGGCAGGCTGATGTCGTGCTAGCGGGCGGCATGGAAAGCATGTCGAATGTGCCCTATTACCTCGATAAAGCCCGTTTCGGGGCCAAATACGGCCACGGCCAAATGATTGATGGGCTGGTGCGCGATGGTCTGTGGGACCCGTATCACGATTATGCTATGGGCAATGCCGCCGAAAATACGGCCAAAGAAATGGGCATCACGCGCGAAGAGCAGGATGCCTTCGCCATTGAGTCGTACACGCGCAGTGCCAAGGCGGCGAAAGAAGGCAAGAAGAAGGACGAAATTGTGCCGGTGACCATCGAAAGCCGGGGCAAAACCACTGTCATTGAAGACGATGAGGAGTATCTCAAAGTGGATTTCGCCAAAGTTCCGGGTCTGAAGCCGGCCTTTATTAAGGAAGGGGGCACCGTTACGGCGGCCAACGCCTCTACCCTCAACGACGGCGCGGCCGCTGTTCTGCTGATGAGCCGCGAAAAAGCCGAAGCGCTTGGTATTCAGCCACTTGCTAAAATCCTGGGTTTTGCCGACGCTGAGCAGTCTCCCGAATGGTTTACGACTTCGCCCTCACTAGCCATCCCGAAGGCGTTGAAGCATGCTGGTGTGGAAGCGCAGAATGTTGATTTCTATGAGATTAACGAGGCTTTCTCAGTCGTGTCGCTGGCTAACAATAAGCTACTGAACCTAGAAGGCAGCAAGGTCAATGTGTACGGTGGGGCTGTGTCGCTGGGCCACCCGCTGGGTGCTTCGGGCGCGCGCATCGTGACTACGCTGCTGAATGTGATGCGCAATGAAGGCGGCAAAATCGGCGTGACCGGCATCTGCAACGGCGGTGGCGGCGCTTCCAGCATCGTGCTAGAAAAACTGTAAACCCTTCATTATCAAATAAAAAAAGCCGCGCACCCAATGGGTGCGCGGCTTTTTTTATTTTTCCTGGTTAACTAGGACGAATCAGTAATACTCATTATATATTTCGTAATTCTATACCTTTTTTATTAAAAATATTGTAATAAATCAACGATTGCATTAGCACGCTTCGGGCTTTTATGTACATTAATTGTTAATTTATGCAAATTCACCTGTTTGACTTTGCTTAAACGGAGCTTGGCTCATGGAATTGCCAAGTTGAACTCTCATCTACGATACCGAAATAGCTGATGAAGCCGTTCTCTAATAACGAGCCGGGGTTGTATCGCCAAGAGTTTGAACACGACTCCTGCGGCACAGGATTTATCACCCACATCAACGGCCACAAATCCCACCAGACCATCAGCGATGCGCTGACGATGCTCGAAAATATGGAGCACCGCGGCGCCTGCGGCTGCGATTCCGATTCGGGCGATGGTGCGGGCATTCTTTTTCAGCTGCCCCACGTTTTTTTGCTGGAAGAGTGCTTAGACCTTGACATCTGTCTGCCTGAAGCGGGGCAATATGGCGTCGGCATGGTCTTTTTGCCGAAACAAATCGCGGCCAAGGCGGCTTGCAAGGCAGTTATTAGCAAATCGGCGGAGAAGCTGGGCATGAAGGTGTTAGGCTATCGCCGTGTGCCGGTTAACCCCGCCGGAATCGGGGCAACGGCCTTGGCGGCTGAGCCAGATATCGAGCAGGTATTCGTGGCGCGCCCAGTGGCTATTGCTACACCCGAAGATTTTGAGCGCAAGCTGTATGTGTTGCGGCGCTTCATTACCAAAACCGTTTCCGAAACGGTGAAAGTAGGCGGCGACCAATTCTACTTCACATCGTTTTCGTGTCGGGTCATCGTCTACAAAGGCCAGCTAACTACCTATCAGGTAAGAAGTTACTTCCCCGATCTTTCCGACGAGCGCGTTACGTCCGCCTTCGGGATGATTCACTCCCGTTTTTCTACCAATACGTTTCCGTCGTGGAAGCTGGCGCAGCCGTTCCGCTTGCTGGCGCACAACGGCGAGATTAACACGCTGACGGGCAACCTGAACTGGTTCTATTCGGGCCTGCGCTCCTACGTTTCGCCGTATTTCTCGGCCGAAGAAATGGACATGCTGCTGCCCGTGATCGACAACAACCAGTCGGATTCGGCATGCCTTGACAACATCGTGGAGATTCTGCTGCACTCGGGGCGCTCGCTGCCGCACGTCATGATGATGTTGGTGCCGGAAGCTTGGGACGGCAACACGCAGATGGATCCGCTCAAAAAGGCCTTCTACGAGTTCCACGCCACGTTTATGGCGCCCTGGGATGGTCCGGCGGCCCTCACTTTTACCGATGGCACGACCATCGGCGCTATGCTCGACCGCAACGGGCTGCGTCCGTTGCGCTACCTCGTCACCAGCGACGACCGCGTAATTGTGGCTTCCGAAGCCGGCGTGTTGCCGATTGCGGAAGAAACCGTAGTGGCAAAAGGCCGTTTGCAGCCCGGCAAGATGTTCTTGATCGACATTGCAGCCGGCAAAATCATCACCGACGAGGAGATAAAAGGCGAACTCGGGGCGCGTCAGCCGTACGGTCAATGGCTGGAAAACTATAAGATCAGGCTGGAAGAGCTGCCCGAACCACGGCAGGTTTTCACCGATCTGGCCGCGGATGCGGTGTTCAAATACCATCAGGTATTTGGCTACACCCGGGAAGATATCGACATGATTATCAAGCCCATGGCGCTGGATGGGAAAGAGCCCATCGGGTCGATGGGTACCGACGTGCCACTGGCCGTCCTCTCCGACCGGCCGCAGCACCTTTCCAGCTATTTCAAGCAGTTTTTTGCCCAGGTTACCAACCCACCCATCGACCCGCTACGCGAGCGGCTGGTGATGAGCTTGGCGACTTTCATGGGCAACAACGGCAACATCCTCGACGAGGACAAAATGCACTGCCACTGCGTAGCCCTGCAACAGCCAATCCTGACCAATCAAGAGCTGGAAAAGCTGCGCAGCATCGATACTGGCTTGTTTCAGGCCAAAACGCTGCAAACTTATTTCAAAGCCGATGGGCAGCCAGGCTCTTTGAAAAAAGGACTCGACCGGCTTTGTCGCTACGCGGAAGACGCTGTCAACGACGGCTTTACGGTTCTCATCCTAACGGACCGTGCGCTCGACTCCGGCCACGCCCCTATTCCGTCGCTGCTGGCTGTGTCGGCGGTGCATCACCACCTGATCAAGAAAGGCTACCGCGGCGCGGTGGGCCTGACAGTGGAGGCCGGCGACGTGTGGGAAGTTCACCATTTTGCTTGCCTGCTGGCTTTTGGCGCTACGGCCATCAACCCGTATCTGGCGCTGGCCAACATCCAAACGATGAAAAACGAGGGCAAGCTCGACACGCACCTCGACGCCAAGCAGCTGTCCAAAAACTACATCAAAGCCGTGTGCGACGGGTTGCTGAAGATCTTTTCGAAGATGGGCATCTCGACGCTGCAATCGTACCACGGCGCGCAAGTGTTTGAGATTCTGGGCATTAACCAAGAGGTTGTCGATCAGTATTTTACGGGAGCAGTTAGCCGGATCGGCGGGTTGGGCCTGGATGAGATCGCGCGCGAAACCTTGTATAAGCACAACCACGGCTTCGAAGGCTCGGTAGCGGAAGTGCCGTTGCTGCCGGAAGGCGGTATCTATCAGTGGAAGCGCCGTGGCGAGGCGCACCTCTTCAATCCGCAGACGGTGCACTTGCTGCAGCATGCCACGCGCTCAAACGATTACGAAACCTATAAGCGCTACGCCAAGCTGGTAAATGAGCAGGGCGAGCAGATGTACACGATTCGTGGCCTGCTGGATTTTGCCCATCATCGCGAGGCTGTGCCGCTGACGGAGGTAGAGCCGGCGGAAAGCATCATGAAGCGTTTTGCGACCGGTGCCATGTCGTTTGGGTCGATCTCGCACGAGGCGCACAGCACGCTGGCCATTGCCATGAACCGCATTGGTGCCAAAAGCAACACGGGCGAAGGCGGCGAAGACGAAAGCCGGTACGAGCGCCTGCCCAACGGCGACTCGATGCGTTCGGCCATCAAGCAGATTGCGTCGGCGCGGTTTGGCGTCACGTCGAATTACCTGACCAACGCCGACGAGCTGCAAATCAAGATGGCGCAGGGCGCCAAGCCCGGCGAAGGCGGGCAACTCCCTGGGCATAAGGTAGATGACTGGATTGCAAAAGTGCGGCACGCGACGCCGGGCGTCGGGCTGATTTCGCCGCCGCCTCACCACGATATCTACTCCATCGAGGATCTGGCGCAGCTTATTTTTGACCTGAAGAATGCCAACCGCGCCGCTCGCATCAACGTGAAGCTGGTGTCGAAGGCGGGAGTAGGCACCATTGCGGCCGGGGTGGCCAAGGCACACGCCGACGTCATCCTGATTGCGGGCTACGACGGCGGCACCGGGGCCTCCCCCATCAGCTCGATCAAGCATGCGGGTTTGCCCTGGGAGCTTGGCCTGGCCGAAGCGCATCAAACGCTGGTGCGCAATAAGTTGCGTAGTCGCGTGGTACTGCAAACCGATGGTCAGCTGAAAACCGGCCGCGACCTAGCCATCGCAACGTTGTTGGGCGCCGAAGAATGGGGCGTGGCCACGGCGGCGCTGGTGGCCGGCGGCTGCATCATGATGCGCAAATGCCACTTAAACACCTGCCCGGTCGGGGTGGCCACACAAGACCCGGAGTTACGGAAGCTGTTTACGGGCGAGCCGGAACACATCGTGGCGTTGTTCCGCTTTTTGGCGGAGGAAATGCGCGAGATCATGGCCGAACTGGGCTTCCGGACGGTAAACGAGATGGTAGGCCGTGCGCAGTTTTTGAAAGTTCGCTCCAACATCGAGCACTGGAAAGCCAAGAAAATCGACTTGTCCCGCATCATTCACCCGGCTGCTAACACGGGCGGAGCGACGCTTTACAACAGTGAGGCGCAGGATCACGGGCTGGCCGAAGTGCTGGACTGGCAGCTGCTGGAGCACGCGCAGCCGGCCTTGGAGCAGCGCATGCCGGTATTCGCGTCGTTTGAGGTAAAGAACACCGACCGCACCATTGGCACGCTGCTTTCCAACGAGGTTTCCAAGCGTTATCAATCGGCGGGCTTGCCGGCCAATACCATCAACTTCAAGTTTAAAGGCTCGGCGGGCCAAAGCTTTGGCGCGTTTAGCACCAAGGGCTTGTCGTTTGAGTTGGAAGGCGAAGCCAACGACTACGTCGGCAAAGGCTTGTCGGGCGCGCAGCTGGCCATATATCCATCGGCGGAAAGCGAACTGGTGCCGGAGCAGAACATCATTATCGGCAACGTGGCCTTGTACGGTGCCACTTCCGGCGAGCTGTTTGTGCGCGGACAGGCTGGCGAACGCTTTGCAGTGCGCAACTCCGGCGCCACGGCTGTGGTGGAAGGCGTGGGCGACCACGGCTGCGAATACATGACCGGCGGCCGGGCCCTGATCTTGGGCAAAACCGGCCGCAACTTCGCCGCGGGCATGAGCGGAGGCATTGCGTGGGTGTACGACGCCGACGGCACCTTCGCCGAGAATTGCAACACCGAGATGGTGGAACTCGACCCGCTCTCGACGGAAGATGAAGAAGAAATCAAGACGCTGCTTCAAAAGCATAACTCCTTGACTAACAGTAACTTAGCTAATTATTTATTAAGTAGCTGGCCCGATGAAGTGGGGCGGTTTGTCAAGGTATTCCCCAGCGAATACAAGAAGGTTTTGCAACGGACGGCGTCTTATCAAACGGTACAGTAAGGCATGGGAAAAGTAACAGGCTTCAAAGAATTTGACCGGGAGCAGCCGCCCAAAATTGCGCCGCAGGAGCGGGTAAAAACCTACCAGGAATACGTGGGCATGTACTCCGAGGAGCAGCTCACCAAGCAAGCCGGCCGTTGCATGGACTGCGGGGTTCCGTTCTGCCATTCGGGCTGCCCGCTGGGCAACGTAATTCCGGAATTTAACGATGCAGTATACCGGCATGACTGGGAGGAGGCGTACAAGATTCTCGCCTCGACCAATAATTTCCCCGAATTCACCGGCCGGATTTGCCCCGCGCCCTGCGAATCGGCGTGCGTACTAGGCATCAACAAGCCGCCGGTTTCCATCGAAGAAATCGAGAAGCACATCATTGAAATCGCGTTTTCGAAAGGCTATGTGCAGGCCAAAGCACCGATTCTGCGGTCGGGCAAAACGGTAGCGGTGGTGGGTTCTGGCCCGGCGGGCTTGGCCGTGGCAGCCCAGCTCAACAAAGCCGGTCACCAAGTGACTGTGTTTGAGCGCGATGACCAGCCCGGTGGCCTGCTGCGCTACGGCATTCCGGATTTTAAGCTCGAAAAATGGGTAGTGGAACGTCGTATCCAGCTCATGCGCGAGGAAGGCATTGTGTTTCAATGCAATACCGAAGTCGGCAAAGACATTCCGGCCGACACGCTCACGCGCGATTTCGACGCCGTGGTGCTGGCCGGCGGCTCCACCATTCCGCGTAACCTCCCAATTCCGGGCCGTGAGCTGAAAGGAATTCACTTTGCCATGGATTTCCTGAAGCAGCAAAATAAGCGCGTAAGCAACCTCGAAGTTGCCCAAGAGCCCATCGTCGCCACCGACAAAGACGTGGTCGTGATTGGCGGCGGCGACACCGGCTCCGACTGCGTGGGCACTTCCAACCGACAGAAAGCCAGATCGGTACGCCAATTCGAGGTAATGTCGCAGCCGCCCAGAGAGCGGACTTCAACCATGCCGTGGCCAACCTACCCGATGATTCTCAAAACTACTAGCTCGCACGAGGAAGGCTGCGAGCGGCATTGGGGCATCAACACCAAGGAGTTCATCGGCGACGCCGACGGCAACCTGCAAGCCCTGCGCGTAACGGATGTAAGCTGGGAAACCGATTTTCTGGGTCGCCCGTTGAAATTTACAGAAGTAACTGGTTCTGAGCGCGAAATTCCTTGCCAACGCGTTTTCCTGGCGATGGGCTTTTTGCACCCGCAATACCAAGGCTTGCTGGAGCAGTTGGGCGTGGAACTCGACGAGCGCGGCAACGTGAAAGCCCGCGAAGGCGCTTTCCAAACCAGCGTGCAAAAGGTATTTGCAGCCGGCGATATGCGCCGCGGGCAGTCGTTGGTGGTCTGGGCGATTTCGGAAGGCCGCGAAGCCGCCCGCAAAGTAGATCAGTTCCTGACGGGTGGCAAAACGGCACTTCCTAGCAAAGACGCAGTGGGTATGTTCGCTTAGAAGTAATGTACTTACAAAAAAGCCTCACATTCAGCTGAATGTGAGGCTTTTGTATGCAGAGGCGACCCTACTGGACGCTGTTGCAGTATCTCTAGCTCGGTGGTAATATGTACCGTTACAATGTCAGCGGGAGAGATGCTGTGATTGCGCTCAGCAGAATCGCCTTGTTTTCATGAATTGATTTCGTGTGCTGCAAAAGCGAAAACGCTAAAGCACTCGCTAGAAGTTGGTTGCAGAACTGCTACGCACTTTGCGGCGATTTCCTGCGTTCTTGCTCCTATGAAACGACTGCTTTTTCTGCTTCCCCTCCTATTGCTCGCTTCCCTGACGCACGCGCAAAAGCTGCGTCGGTTGGTTACTTATCAGGATTCGACCAACACCCGGGTGAAGGAAGTTTTTACGGCGCTCGTCGGGGTCGATACCGTGATGGAGGGCTCGTACAAACGGTTTTATCGTTCGGGTAAGCTCGAAGCCCAGACCCGCTACACCGCCGGCAAGCGCGACAGCGCCTACGTCGAGTTCTTCCCCAATGGCAAGCACCGGCTGGAAGTGACTTTTAAGCAAGGCGTGCGCCAAGGTCCTTTCCGCACGTTCTACGATACCGGTAAGCTTGCCCAAGAAGGCACGTACGAAAACGATCAGCCTTCCGGCACACTCAAGTCTTACCACCCCAGCGGCGAGCTGAAGATGGAAACGACCCTGGCCAACGGTCAGCCGGCCGGCCCAGTGCGCGAGCTGTACCCGTCGGGTAAGCCCAAATCGGAAATCACTTACGTAAACGGCCAAGCCAACGGTCCCGTCAAGACGTTTTTCCCCAACGGCCAGGTGCAGAGCGAAGCCACTTACCTCAACGGCTTGCTGGCCGGTCCGCTCAAAACCTACTACGACAACGGCCAAGTAGAAACCGAGGTAATCGCCGACAAATCGGGCCGGGGCACCTACCACAGCTACTATCCGTCGGGTAAGCTTCGCACCGAAGGCACCTACGCCGCGGGCGCCGTGCAGGAACGCGCAGTCAAGAATCCGCTGGGCGACGACCTGACCAAACGGGCGTCTGCGCTGGCTTCCAGCACCGCTAACCTCGACGGCCCAGCGAAATCGTACTACGAAAGCGGTGCGGTGAAAAGCAAAATGACGTACCGCAACGGCGTGTTAAACGGCTTATCCCAAGACTTTTACGAGTCGGGGAAGATGCAGCAGCAAATCGAATACGCCAACCAAGCCCGCGACCGCAAAATCACGGCGTACTACGAAGACGGCTCGGTGAAAGAAGAGCAGCAGTTCAAGAACAACCAACCCGTTGGCACGTGGCGTACCTTTTACGCCGGCGGCAAGCAAGCCCAGACCCAGGAAACCTATCAAAACGGCAAACTGGCCGGGGAAAAGATTACCTACTACCCCACCGGCACTGTGCAGAGCAAGGTAGCTTATGAGAATGGCCGCGCCACCGGAACGGGCCAGGAGTTTTACGCCTCAGGCAAGCTCAAAGCCGAAACCGCGTACGTCAAAGGCCTGAAAATGGGCGCGTTCCGCCAGCTCCGCGAAGATGGCACTACGGAAATCACTGGCGCTTTCCGCAACAACAAAGAAACCGGCGTCTGGACGTATTTCGGCCTGGATGGCAAGTCGGTGCAAAAGAAGAAAACCTTTCGCAATGGTCAGGAAGTAACCGCAGCTAAGTAGATTTTCTTCAAATAGTTGCCTCACTTCTCCCCGCGCCTGTCATCCTGAGGCACGAAGGATCTTCTCACGCCTCCCAACCTCTATGGTTCTAGCGTGAAAAGGTCCTTCGTGCCTCAGGATGACAGGCGATTTTGTTCAAGCAGGTAGTAGTTAGCCTTGTGTCAGTAGCCACAAGATTGGTTTTACTGTGCAAGCCCTTGCTTCAATCTAATTATCTCATTATCAATATTTTACATACATGTTTATCACATTTGTGAGCCTTTCTT
This window encodes:
- a CDS encoding vWA domain-containing protein; its protein translation is MAAALFVLLYLGYVFRTRRLATPLEQRGWPVGWKLGLRLLYFPLLLVALLGPAYGVTQQPVRTSGKDVWLLVDLSRSMDATDVAPSRLQKAKAELTSLVNRFQADRIGLIVFSSDAFIQCPLTYDQVALQLFINTLQTTLIPAGSTDLAAPLELVLTRVGATPQTVGGPPRATALVLVSDGEDFSDNLEPTLRVLARSGARLFAMGVGTLEGARLAKPHGRGFVRDNRGRDAVTRLAPTTLRRLAEQTGGQYFELTDAHNEFPLLVNALNRVEGQAEQVRTVAVADNRYRFPLVIGLLLFALDILLTVKVIRL
- a CDS encoding tetratricopeptide repeat protein, whose protein sequence is MISILLLSTWSALTHIRDRNAAVRKAELAYSRGDFDGAARSYRQAVEAFGAQDESILLNLAHASARAGQPVTARSYYNRLLTSKLVTTRSVAQQQLAVLAAQKGDYAQATALSRRALQLNPNNAEARYNYEVLREYLTRNPNQPHLPKSAPQPSAAGGKERRPRDPQSQADQPRSKAGNDRTGELNDPTQPTDPLNAPQRQPDANGQRDPDRPSETPGSAATGGFQPGSGANRSVAQGSEPGDVRGLSYNARGPEASEGRGRRAGTEQAAFDEAQLQTQRARLQQMNVSAGQARQILDALHASEQQYLQQLPHKGTSKTASGKPNW
- a CDS encoding acetyl-CoA C-acyltransferase, encoding MQIKEVVIVAAVRTPIGSFGGSLSSLSATDLGAIALKGALEKAGVDPKEVQQVIMGNVISANLGQAPARQAARKAGLPDTVECTTVNKVCASGSKAIMFAAQAIMLGQADVVLAGGMESMSNVPYYLDKARFGAKYGHGQMIDGLVRDGLWDPYHDYAMGNAAENTAKEMGITREEQDAFAIESYTRSAKAAKEGKKKDEIVPVTIESRGKTTVIEDDEEYLKVDFAKVPGLKPAFIKEGGTVTAANASTLNDGAAAVLLMSREKAEALGIQPLAKILGFADAEQSPEWFTTSPSLAIPKALKHAGVEAQNVDFYEINEAFSVVSLANNKLLNLEGSKVNVYGGAVSLGHPLGASGARIVTTLLNVMRNEGGKIGVTGICNGGGGASSIVLEKL
- the gltB gene encoding glutamate synthase large subunit, giving the protein MKPFSNNEPGLYRQEFEHDSCGTGFITHINGHKSHQTISDALTMLENMEHRGACGCDSDSGDGAGILFQLPHVFLLEECLDLDICLPEAGQYGVGMVFLPKQIAAKAACKAVISKSAEKLGMKVLGYRRVPVNPAGIGATALAAEPDIEQVFVARPVAIATPEDFERKLYVLRRFITKTVSETVKVGGDQFYFTSFSCRVIVYKGQLTTYQVRSYFPDLSDERVTSAFGMIHSRFSTNTFPSWKLAQPFRLLAHNGEINTLTGNLNWFYSGLRSYVSPYFSAEEMDMLLPVIDNNQSDSACLDNIVEILLHSGRSLPHVMMMLVPEAWDGNTQMDPLKKAFYEFHATFMAPWDGPAALTFTDGTTIGAMLDRNGLRPLRYLVTSDDRVIVASEAGVLPIAEETVVAKGRLQPGKMFLIDIAAGKIITDEEIKGELGARQPYGQWLENYKIRLEELPEPRQVFTDLAADAVFKYHQVFGYTREDIDMIIKPMALDGKEPIGSMGTDVPLAVLSDRPQHLSSYFKQFFAQVTNPPIDPLRERLVMSLATFMGNNGNILDEDKMHCHCVALQQPILTNQELEKLRSIDTGLFQAKTLQTYFKADGQPGSLKKGLDRLCRYAEDAVNDGFTVLILTDRALDSGHAPIPSLLAVSAVHHHLIKKGYRGAVGLTVEAGDVWEVHHFACLLAFGATAINPYLALANIQTMKNEGKLDTHLDAKQLSKNYIKAVCDGLLKIFSKMGISTLQSYHGAQVFEILGINQEVVDQYFTGAVSRIGGLGLDEIARETLYKHNHGFEGSVAEVPLLPEGGIYQWKRRGEAHLFNPQTVHLLQHATRSNDYETYKRYAKLVNEQGEQMYTIRGLLDFAHHREAVPLTEVEPAESIMKRFATGAMSFGSISHEAHSTLAIAMNRIGAKSNTGEGGEDESRYERLPNGDSMRSAIKQIASARFGVTSNYLTNADELQIKMAQGAKPGEGGQLPGHKVDDWIAKVRHATPGVGLISPPPHHDIYSIEDLAQLIFDLKNANRAARINVKLVSKAGVGTIAAGVAKAHADVILIAGYDGGTGASPISSIKHAGLPWELGLAEAHQTLVRNKLRSRVVLQTDGQLKTGRDLAIATLLGAEEWGVATAALVAGGCIMMRKCHLNTCPVGVATQDPELRKLFTGEPEHIVALFRFLAEEMREIMAELGFRTVNEMVGRAQFLKVRSNIEHWKAKKIDLSRIIHPAANTGGATLYNSEAQDHGLAEVLDWQLLEHAQPALEQRMPVFASFEVKNTDRTIGTLLSNEVSKRYQSAGLPANTINFKFKGSAGQSFGAFSTKGLSFELEGEANDYVGKGLSGAQLAIYPSAESELVPEQNIIIGNVALYGATSGELFVRGQAGERFAVRNSGATAVVEGVGDHGCEYMTGGRALILGKTGRNFAAGMSGGIAWVYDADGTFAENCNTEMVELDPLSTEDEEEIKTLLQKHNSLTNSNLANYLLSSWPDEVGRFVKVFPSEYKKVLQRTASYQTVQ
- a CDS encoding glutamate synthase subunit beta; the encoded protein is MGKVTGFKEFDREQPPKIAPQERVKTYQEYVGMYSEEQLTKQAGRCMDCGVPFCHSGCPLGNVIPEFNDAVYRHDWEEAYKILASTNNFPEFTGRICPAPCESACVLGINKPPVSIEEIEKHIIEIAFSKGYVQAKAPILRSGKTVAVVGSGPAGLAVAAQLNKAGHQVTVFERDDQPGGLLRYGIPDFKLEKWVVERRIQLMREEGIVFQCNTEVGKDIPADTLTRDFDAVVLAGGSTIPRNLPIPGRELKGIHFAMDFLKQQNKRVSNLEVAQEPIVATDKDVVVIGGGDTGSDCVGTSNRQKARSVRQFEVMSQPPRERTSTMPWPTYPMILKTTSSHEEGCERHWGINTKEFIGDADGNLQALRVTDVSWETDFLGRPLKFTEVTGSEREIPCQRVFLAMGFLHPQYQGLLEQLGVELDERGNVKAREGAFQTSVQKVFAAGDMRRGQSLVVWAISEGREAARKVDQFLTGGKTALPSKDAVGMFA
- a CDS encoding toxin-antitoxin system YwqK family antitoxin encodes the protein MKRLLFLLPLLLLASLTHAQKLRRLVTYQDSTNTRVKEVFTALVGVDTVMEGSYKRFYRSGKLEAQTRYTAGKRDSAYVEFFPNGKHRLEVTFKQGVRQGPFRTFYDTGKLAQEGTYENDQPSGTLKSYHPSGELKMETTLANGQPAGPVRELYPSGKPKSEITYVNGQANGPVKTFFPNGQVQSEATYLNGLLAGPLKTYYDNGQVETEVIADKSGRGTYHSYYPSGKLRTEGTYAAGAVQERAVKNPLGDDLTKRASALASSTANLDGPAKSYYESGAVKSKMTYRNGVLNGLSQDFYESGKMQQQIEYANQARDRKITAYYEDGSVKEEQQFKNNQPVGTWRTFYAGGKQAQTQETYQNGKLAGEKITYYPTGTVQSKVAYENGRATGTGQEFYASGKLKAETAYVKGLKMGAFRQLREDGTTEITGAFRNNKETGVWTYFGLDGKSVQKKKTFRNGQEVTAAK